The proteins below are encoded in one region of Paenarthrobacter ilicis:
- a CDS encoding LacI family DNA-binding transcriptional regulator: MTDVTNSGNPAAAKRGRGEKSSATIYDIAKLAGVNPSTVSRALSKPGRVSAKTQKIIEDAASELNYQVNPFARALPTGRTQTIGLIVADITNPTFFDIIRGAETTGSARDYTLVLAESAESPETEVTAARRLLSTVDGLILASPRMDDDHIRALAADKPVAVINREVAGVPCVVPDVNKGISEAVRSLAANGHHTLAYVAGPQQSWMTGRRWEGVKAASEWSKLTATRLESSKPTVDGGRQVARQVLESGATAVITYNDLLAIGLMQELQAGGMKVPDQMSIVGFDDIFGADFTTPALTTVRSPLGECGTRAVTILLDILQGHEAPQEAVSVETELVVRGSSGRLLKAS, encoded by the coding sequence GTGACTGACGTGACGAACTCCGGAAACCCCGCCGCCGCCAAGCGTGGACGCGGGGAGAAGTCCTCCGCCACCATCTACGACATCGCCAAGCTGGCCGGCGTGAACCCCTCAACGGTGTCCCGCGCACTCAGCAAGCCGGGCCGCGTCAGCGCCAAGACCCAGAAGATCATTGAGGACGCAGCCTCCGAGCTGAACTACCAGGTGAACCCCTTTGCCCGGGCTCTGCCCACGGGGCGCACCCAGACAATCGGGCTGATCGTTGCCGATATCACCAACCCCACCTTCTTTGACATCATCCGGGGCGCCGAAACCACGGGATCCGCGCGGGATTACACGCTGGTCCTGGCAGAATCGGCGGAGTCCCCTGAAACCGAAGTGACAGCAGCCAGGCGCCTCCTCAGCACGGTGGACGGCCTGATCCTGGCCAGCCCCCGCATGGACGATGACCATATCCGGGCGCTGGCAGCGGATAAGCCCGTGGCTGTCATCAACCGCGAGGTAGCCGGCGTTCCCTGCGTGGTGCCGGACGTCAACAAGGGCATCAGCGAGGCCGTCCGCAGCCTGGCTGCCAACGGCCACCACACATTGGCCTACGTGGCCGGTCCGCAACAGTCCTGGATGACCGGCCGGCGCTGGGAAGGCGTGAAAGCCGCCTCCGAGTGGTCCAAATTGACTGCTACCCGCCTGGAATCAAGCAAACCCACGGTGGACGGCGGCCGGCAGGTTGCGCGGCAGGTCCTGGAGAGCGGCGCGACGGCGGTCATCACCTACAACGACCTCCTCGCCATTGGCCTGATGCAGGAACTCCAGGCCGGTGGCATGAAGGTGCCGGACCAGATGAGCATTGTGGGTTTCGATGACATCTTTGGTGCCGACTTCACCACTCCGGCCCTCACTACGGTCCGTTCCCCTCTGGGAGAGTGCGGAACACGAGCCGTGACTATCCTCCTGGACATCCTCCAGGGCCACGAGGCTCCCCAGGAAGCAGTGAGCGTGGAGACGGAACTGGTGGTGCGCGGCTCCAGCGGCCGCCTCCTGAAGGCCTCCTGA
- the uxaC gene encoding glucuronate isomerase: MSQSIAAHPDRLLPADPGTRSIARSLLERVQDLPIISPHGHVDAAVIEQNSPFPDPSALLVSPDHYVTRLIHANGAPMDQLLAGSVSAPESREIWRTFVEAWPLFEGTASGYWLRTQFDSVFKLGADLSEIPADTSYDAIAAKLVEPDFRPRQLFKDFNIEVLATTDDPLDSLASHKALTDDPSFNGRVLPTFRPDAYLNIAHPQWSSNVDRLMETAADGATGYAGYIAALENRRRYFVEHGAVSADHGVRTPATLKLTDADAAALFEKARAGKATDADRDAFEAHMMYQMARMSVEDGLVMTIHPGSYRNHHEPTFKEFGADTGHDIPFAVNYTEAIRPLLQDFGTAKDFHLVLFTLDETVFSRELAPLAGFYPSVYVGAPWWFLDAPDAMLRFRSAVTETAGFSRSSGFIDDTRAFCSIPARHDASRRIEASFLARLVAEHRVTEDRAHELILDVVDSSPRRVFKL; encoded by the coding sequence ATGTCACAGTCCATCGCCGCACACCCTGACAGGCTCCTGCCCGCAGATCCCGGGACGCGCAGCATCGCGCGCTCTTTGTTGGAGCGCGTCCAGGACCTGCCCATCATTTCTCCTCACGGTCACGTTGACGCTGCCGTCATCGAGCAGAACTCGCCGTTCCCCGATCCCTCGGCACTGCTGGTCAGCCCCGACCATTACGTCACGCGCCTGATCCACGCCAATGGCGCCCCCATGGACCAACTGCTGGCAGGATCCGTGTCTGCGCCGGAGTCCAGGGAGATCTGGCGGACGTTCGTTGAGGCGTGGCCCTTGTTCGAAGGAACGGCCTCCGGGTACTGGTTGCGGACCCAATTCGACTCCGTCTTCAAGCTTGGAGCGGACCTCAGTGAGATCCCTGCGGATACAAGCTATGACGCGATCGCCGCCAAGCTGGTGGAACCCGACTTCCGCCCACGGCAGCTGTTCAAGGACTTCAACATAGAGGTCCTGGCAACCACTGATGATCCCTTGGACTCTTTGGCCAGCCATAAGGCGCTCACGGATGACCCCAGCTTCAACGGCAGGGTGCTCCCCACGTTCCGCCCGGATGCCTACCTCAACATTGCCCACCCGCAGTGGAGCAGCAATGTTGACCGCTTGATGGAGACAGCTGCTGACGGTGCCACCGGCTACGCGGGCTATATTGCGGCGCTTGAGAACCGGCGTCGTTATTTTGTAGAGCATGGCGCGGTGTCCGCGGACCATGGTGTCCGGACGCCGGCAACGCTGAAGCTCACGGATGCTGACGCCGCGGCGCTCTTCGAGAAGGCCCGTGCCGGCAAGGCTACGGACGCGGACAGGGACGCCTTCGAGGCCCACATGATGTACCAGATGGCGCGCATGTCCGTGGAGGACGGCCTGGTGATGACCATCCACCCGGGCTCCTACCGCAACCACCACGAGCCTACGTTCAAGGAATTCGGTGCGGATACCGGTCACGACATCCCGTTCGCCGTCAATTACACCGAGGCGATCCGCCCGTTGTTGCAGGATTTCGGCACCGCCAAAGACTTCCACCTTGTCCTTTTCACGTTGGATGAGACGGTCTTTTCCCGCGAACTCGCACCGCTGGCTGGTTTCTATCCCTCGGTCTACGTCGGTGCGCCGTGGTGGTTCCTTGACGCCCCGGACGCCATGCTGCGCTTCCGCTCGGCCGTCACGGAGACCGCCGGTTTCTCGCGCTCGTCTGGATTCATCGATGACACCCGTGCCTTCTGTTCCATCCCGGCGCGGCACGACGCCTCCCGCCGGATTGAAGCGTCCTTCCTTGCCCGCCTGGTTGCCGAGCACCGGGTCACGGAAGACCGCGCGCACGAGCTGATCCTGGACGTCGTCGACTCTTCACCGCGCCGGGTGTTCAAGCTATGA
- a CDS encoding mannitol dehydrogenase family protein → MSEPLLSREVSHAAKAPVRIVHLGLGAFHRSHQAWYTQHAGDAAEWGIASFTGRRPDAAEVLAAQDGLFTVVERSDAGDTFEVVGSIVEAVDGANVQRLVELLAAGSTAVVTLTITEAAYGFGAADVPLLRAGGEPATPLGRLVLGLAARRDADAGPLAVVSCDNLSDNGSVAKRGVLAIAQDYSAELAAWIEHNVSFVSTSVDRITPRTTDADLDAVAASCGYRDHAPVVTEPFHNWVLSGDFPAGRPRWEDSGAVFVDGIEPYENRKLWLLNGAHSILAYAGQLRGHTTVAEALADPVCLRAVEEFWDEASRHLDGDDLGVPGYRAALLERFGNSRIAHHLAQIAMDATTKLRMRAVPVLRAERDAGRSGEAAARMIAVWSAFVGVSPGLQDPESGAVAAANELTGLERTAALVRLLDPELARDAAIVELVTKLSGDFAAPVTVDSGTAA, encoded by the coding sequence ATGAGCGAGCCGTTGCTGAGCAGGGAAGTCTCGCATGCCGCCAAGGCGCCGGTCAGGATAGTGCACCTGGGACTGGGCGCTTTCCACCGCTCCCATCAGGCCTGGTACACGCAGCACGCGGGCGACGCGGCGGAGTGGGGCATTGCCTCCTTCACCGGCCGGCGCCCGGACGCCGCAGAAGTTCTGGCCGCCCAGGATGGCCTTTTCACCGTGGTGGAGCGCTCCGATGCGGGCGACACCTTCGAGGTTGTTGGCAGCATAGTTGAAGCTGTGGACGGCGCCAATGTGCAGCGCTTGGTGGAACTGCTGGCCGCCGGCAGCACCGCTGTTGTCACCTTGACCATCACCGAAGCAGCCTACGGATTCGGCGCAGCTGATGTTCCGTTGCTGCGCGCCGGAGGTGAACCTGCGACGCCGTTGGGCCGCTTGGTTCTTGGCCTCGCCGCCCGCAGGGATGCCGACGCCGGACCACTCGCCGTGGTGTCGTGCGACAATCTGTCCGACAACGGCTCGGTTGCCAAGCGGGGTGTGCTGGCCATTGCGCAGGACTACAGTGCGGAACTGGCTGCGTGGATTGAACACAATGTCAGCTTTGTCAGCACCTCCGTGGACAGGATTACGCCCCGTACCACGGACGCGGATCTCGACGCCGTTGCGGCCTCGTGCGGGTACCGGGACCACGCGCCGGTGGTCACGGAGCCGTTCCACAACTGGGTTCTCAGCGGCGATTTTCCCGCGGGCCGTCCGCGGTGGGAGGACTCCGGGGCCGTGTTCGTGGACGGGATTGAACCGTACGAGAACCGGAAGCTTTGGCTCCTCAACGGTGCCCACTCGATCCTTGCCTACGCCGGGCAGTTGCGTGGCCACACCACGGTGGCCGAAGCGCTTGCTGACCCCGTATGTCTGCGTGCCGTCGAGGAATTCTGGGACGAGGCCTCACGTCATCTGGATGGTGATGATCTTGGCGTCCCCGGATACCGGGCCGCCCTGCTGGAGCGGTTCGGCAACTCCCGGATTGCCCACCACCTTGCGCAGATCGCCATGGACGCCACCACCAAACTGCGGATGCGGGCTGTCCCTGTGCTGCGGGCTGAGCGCGATGCGGGCAGGAGCGGTGAAGCTGCGGCAAGGATGATCGCCGTCTGGTCTGCGTTCGTGGGAGTAAGCCCCGGGCTGCAGGATCCAGAGTCGGGGGCGGTGGCTGCTGCCAACGAACTGACCGGCCTTGAACGAACGGCTGCCCTGGTGCGCTTGCTTGATCCAGAGCTGGCCCGGGACGCGGCGATAGTGGAGCTCGTCACCAAACTCAGTGGCGACTTTGCGGCTCCAGTAACCGTGGATTCAGGTACGGCGGCTTAG
- the uidB gene encoding glucuronide transporter — MKKLSKTTILGYGAGDAANNLAFTTATMFLLVYYTDVAGISAAAAGTLLLVVRIFDAFADVFAGRLVDRTYSKRFGKFRPFIMFGSIPLLLLSVATFSVPQLGETGTLLYAYVTYAALGLAYSLVNIPYGSLAGAMTQDPGDRAKLGSARMVGALLVGSALGIFVAPLIKPGANLQGLFTTVTLVFVVIGAALYFFTFVTARERVHRAVPRVSFKQSMDTLKSNRPLLMLCLSSFLFLTGYMALSSVQLYYLRDVLGRLDLYAVMSVVQLVMTFVLAAFMPKLVNRFGKKTVYVAAGALSAVGGVIIFLTPAGMTWVGFSGLLVSMLGVMAVSIVVWALEADTVEYGEWKTGVRTEGITYALFSFTRKTGQAVGGALAAYALAWGGYRSGVTQTPEALLGIQFAAGALPAIMVVLAIAVMAKYKLTDAVHARIVTEIHARRTAQDHGAATEAATPAVVKTQ, encoded by the coding sequence TTGAAGAAGCTCAGCAAAACCACCATCCTCGGCTATGGAGCCGGCGATGCCGCCAACAACCTTGCCTTCACAACGGCCACCATGTTTTTGCTGGTCTACTACACAGACGTCGCCGGGATCTCCGCCGCCGCAGCGGGAACGCTGCTGCTGGTGGTCCGCATTTTCGACGCTTTCGCGGACGTCTTTGCCGGCCGCTTGGTGGACCGGACCTACAGCAAGCGCTTTGGGAAGTTCCGCCCGTTCATTATGTTTGGCTCCATACCGCTGCTGCTCCTGAGCGTTGCAACCTTTTCAGTTCCGCAACTGGGTGAAACGGGAACCCTGCTCTATGCCTACGTCACCTATGCTGCGCTGGGACTGGCGTACTCGCTGGTGAACATTCCCTATGGATCGCTGGCTGGCGCCATGACGCAGGACCCGGGGGACCGCGCCAAATTGGGATCGGCCCGCATGGTGGGCGCTCTTCTTGTGGGGTCCGCGCTGGGAATCTTCGTTGCCCCGCTGATCAAACCCGGCGCCAACCTCCAAGGCTTGTTCACCACTGTCACCCTGGTGTTCGTGGTAATCGGCGCGGCCTTGTACTTCTTCACGTTCGTTACTGCCAGGGAGCGGGTTCACAGGGCGGTGCCGCGGGTTTCCTTCAAACAGAGCATGGACACCCTCAAGAGCAACCGGCCGCTGCTGATGCTCTGCCTGAGTTCGTTCCTCTTCCTGACGGGGTACATGGCCCTATCCTCCGTTCAGTTGTATTACCTGCGCGACGTCCTTGGCCGGCTGGATCTCTACGCCGTGATGTCCGTCGTGCAGCTGGTCATGACCTTTGTTCTGGCCGCTTTCATGCCCAAGCTGGTGAACAGGTTCGGCAAGAAGACCGTCTATGTTGCGGCGGGAGCACTGAGCGCCGTGGGCGGCGTCATCATCTTCCTCACTCCTGCGGGCATGACCTGGGTTGGCTTCTCCGGCCTGCTGGTGAGCATGCTCGGTGTGATGGCTGTAAGCATCGTGGTGTGGGCGCTTGAGGCTGACACTGTTGAGTACGGCGAATGGAAGACCGGCGTCCGCACGGAGGGCATTACCTATGCTTTGTTCTCCTTTACCCGCAAGACCGGACAGGCGGTGGGTGGCGCCCTTGCTGCTTACGCCCTGGCCTGGGGTGGCTACAGATCAGGGGTCACCCAGACGCCCGAGGCCCTGCTGGGTATCCAGTTCGCAGCCGGGGCCCTGCCCGCCATCATGGTGGTGCTGGCCATCGCCGTGATGGCGAAGTACAAACTCACCGATGCGGTGCATGCCCGGATCGTCACCGAGATCCACGCCCGGCGGACGGCCCAGGATCATGGCGCCGCCACGGAAGCTGCCACGCCCGCCGTCGTCAAAACGCAGTAG
- a CDS encoding Gfo/Idh/MocA family protein — translation MSSKVRLGIIGLGQQGGAYAKFIKDGLVPNMEIGAICDTDPAKKELAAAQYPDVPFYDDYVAMLESGSVDAIVTCVPHFLHPEMGIETLKRNIHALVEKPAGVYTKQVKELNEFAASKPELSFGIMFNQRNNPLYKKLKEIVDGGEIGSIRRTNWIITNWWRPQGYYNSSEWRATWGGEGGGVLVNQAPHQLDLWQWICGVPKSVYSKVAFGFRRDIAVEDEVTAVVDYGDGATGVFVTATHDIVGTDRFEILGDQGKIVVENSKVATVTRLVKPERQISDSMGMDDVRKLFMGQLNREELYSTETIEFESVWGGQHAGVLENFAANILDGTPLLAPGSDGINGVRLANAIHLSAWTGKEVSLDFDEDEFLTELNKRISEEGKFAERA, via the coding sequence ATGAGCAGCAAAGTAAGACTCGGCATCATCGGCCTTGGGCAGCAGGGCGGCGCCTACGCCAAATTCATTAAGGACGGGCTTGTTCCCAACATGGAGATCGGCGCGATCTGCGATACCGATCCCGCCAAGAAGGAACTGGCCGCCGCCCAGTACCCGGACGTTCCCTTTTACGACGACTACGTAGCCATGCTGGAAAGCGGCTCCGTGGACGCGATCGTCACCTGCGTGCCGCACTTCCTGCACCCGGAAATGGGCATCGAGACGCTCAAGCGCAACATCCACGCCCTGGTGGAGAAGCCGGCCGGTGTCTACACCAAGCAGGTCAAGGAGCTGAACGAATTCGCTGCCTCCAAGCCTGAACTTTCCTTTGGCATCATGTTCAACCAGCGCAACAACCCGCTGTACAAGAAGCTCAAAGAGATTGTTGACGGCGGCGAAATCGGCAGCATCCGCCGCACCAACTGGATCATCACCAACTGGTGGCGTCCGCAGGGGTACTACAACTCCAGCGAATGGCGTGCCACGTGGGGCGGCGAAGGCGGCGGCGTCCTGGTCAACCAGGCACCCCACCAGCTGGACCTCTGGCAGTGGATCTGCGGCGTCCCCAAGTCCGTCTATTCCAAGGTGGCGTTCGGCTTCCGCCGGGACATCGCCGTCGAAGATGAGGTCACCGCGGTAGTCGATTATGGCGACGGCGCCACTGGCGTTTTCGTGACCGCCACCCACGACATTGTGGGCACCGACCGCTTCGAAATCCTGGGCGACCAAGGCAAGATCGTAGTGGAAAACAGCAAGGTAGCCACCGTTACCCGGCTGGTGAAGCCCGAGCGCCAGATCAGTGATTCCATGGGCATGGACGATGTCCGGAAGCTCTTCATGGGGCAGCTGAACCGCGAAGAGCTGTACAGCACCGAAACCATCGAGTTCGAATCGGTATGGGGCGGGCAGCACGCTGGTGTCCTGGAGAACTTTGCCGCCAACATCCTGGACGGCACGCCGCTCCTGGCGCCGGGCTCCGACGGCATTAACGGCGTCCGCCTGGCCAACGCCATCCACCTTTCTGCTTGGACGGGCAAGGAAGTGTCGCTGGACTTCGATGAGGACGAGTTCCTGACCGAGCTGAACAAGCGCATCAGCGAAGAAGGCAAGTTCGCCGAACGCGCCTGA
- the manD gene encoding D-mannonate dehydratase ManD → MKIIAADVFVTSPSRNFVTLRITTEDGVTGIGDATLNGRELAVAAYLKEHVAQLLIGKDPQRIEDTWQFLYRSSYWRRGPVTMAAIAAVDMALWDIKGKMAGMPVYQLLGGASRSGLRAYGHASGADIPSLFDSVREHLELGYKSIRIQTAVPGIKAVYGVAAQAQASGERYDYEPAGRGNFPLEEDWDTRAYLRHLPTVFEAVRNEFGPEIPLLHDGHHRMTPIQAAKLGKALEPYDLFWLEDCTPAENQEGLRLVRQHTTTPLAIGEIFNTVWDFQTLIKEQLIDYVRAASTHFGGISPLKKVMDFAAQYQIKSGFHGPTDISPVGFAAQLHVGLAIHNYGIQEYMQHSDKTNEVFQQSMTFKDGYLHPGDNPGIGVEFNEEAALAFPYQQAYLPYNRLVDGTVHDW, encoded by the coding sequence GTGAAAATCATTGCCGCTGACGTCTTTGTGACCAGCCCGTCCCGGAACTTCGTCACCCTGCGCATCACCACCGAGGATGGTGTGACGGGTATTGGAGATGCGACGCTCAACGGCCGTGAGCTGGCCGTCGCCGCGTACCTCAAGGAGCACGTGGCCCAGCTGCTCATCGGCAAGGATCCGCAGCGGATCGAGGACACCTGGCAGTTCCTGTACCGCAGCTCCTACTGGCGCCGTGGCCCGGTCACCATGGCCGCCATCGCCGCCGTCGACATGGCGCTGTGGGACATCAAGGGCAAAATGGCGGGAATGCCCGTTTACCAGCTGCTGGGCGGCGCGTCCCGCAGTGGCCTCCGGGCCTACGGACATGCATCCGGCGCCGATATCCCGTCCCTGTTCGACTCCGTCCGCGAGCACCTGGAACTGGGCTACAAGTCCATCCGCATCCAGACCGCGGTGCCGGGTATCAAGGCCGTGTACGGTGTGGCTGCCCAGGCCCAGGCTTCGGGTGAGCGGTACGATTACGAGCCCGCCGGCCGCGGCAACTTCCCGCTGGAAGAGGACTGGGACACCCGTGCCTACCTGCGTCACCTGCCCACCGTGTTCGAGGCCGTGCGCAACGAGTTCGGCCCGGAAATCCCCTTGCTGCACGATGGCCACCACCGCATGACTCCCATCCAGGCCGCCAAACTGGGCAAGGCGTTGGAACCCTACGATCTCTTCTGGCTGGAGGATTGCACGCCGGCAGAAAACCAGGAGGGCCTGCGCCTGGTCCGCCAGCACACCACCACCCCGTTGGCCATCGGCGAGATATTCAATACGGTGTGGGACTTCCAGACCCTCATCAAGGAACAGCTGATCGACTACGTCCGTGCCGCGTCCACCCACTTTGGCGGGATCTCGCCGCTGAAGAAGGTCATGGACTTCGCTGCGCAGTACCAAATCAAATCCGGCTTCCACGGACCCACCGACATCTCACCGGTTGGTTTCGCTGCGCAGCTGCACGTTGGCCTGGCCATCCACAACTACGGGATCCAGGAATACATGCAGCACTCGGACAAGACCAACGAGGTCTTCCAGCAGTCCATGACCTTCAAGGACGGCTACCTGCACCCCGGCGACAACCCCGGCATCGGCGTGGAATTCAACGAGGAAGCGGCGCTGGCCTTCCCCTACCAGCAGGCCTACCTGCCGTACAACCGCCTCGTGGACGGCACTGTCCATGACTGGTGA